From one Desulfurococcus sp. genomic stretch:
- a CDS encoding phosphoadenosine phosphosulfate reductase family protein, which translates to MLTPRIWPTTFKLHWDPWRNIPIVRPSQREIDLYYSVRLMEPGDARPAFQGDLEKLREAVVYEYGGDAFYRRFFEGRFILLNKVPHWDLMYEVVSSGNVIGQLYYDPFREKWRFRPTYAGAVRALEEGLTERVVLDNPVYVGRRVKPAPSVGVRQVVVVDKRGVVRGLGEVYGDELVVVKTYHDKTMPVETSDKPASLNDVLKYNEEGLEALAERSISFLKRLGDRYKLPVSVSYSGGKDSLVALDLAYKAYGSVEMLFNDTGLELPETIRNVHEVAEKYGVKLHVASAGDIFWKAVEVFGPPGKDYRWCCKVAKLVPIARLTRVLWPNGALNIVGQRAFESLDRAKNPRIWRNKWIPHLVTTSPIQNWGQLECWLYIFKHKLPYNRLYEKGFDRLGCYLCPSSALAEFKDVAEEYPELWEKWSRILEEWRVKLAQPAEWVKLGLWRWLTP; encoded by the coding sequence GTGCTTACGCCTAGGATTTGGCCTACCACGTTTAAACTCCACTGGGATCCATGGAGGAATATACCTATCGTCAGGCCAAGCCAGAGGGAGATCGACCTCTACTACTCTGTGAGACTCATGGAGCCTGGTGACGCTAGACCCGCCTTTCAAGGCGACCTCGAGAAGCTGAGGGAGGCTGTAGTCTACGAGTATGGCGGTGACGCATTCTACAGGAGGTTCTTTGAAGGCAGGTTCATCCTGCTGAATAAGGTACCACACTGGGATCTAATGTACGAGGTTGTATCCTCAGGTAATGTTATCGGCCAATTATACTACGACCCCTTCAGGGAGAAGTGGAGGTTCAGGCCCACCTATGCTGGCGCTGTGAGAGCTCTTGAAGAAGGCTTAACTGAGAGAGTCGTGCTGGATAACCCAGTTTACGTTGGGAGGAGGGTTAAGCCTGCTCCAAGCGTGGGGGTAAGGCAGGTTGTAGTAGTAGATAAGAGAGGTGTTGTCAGAGGTCTTGGAGAAGTCTACGGTGATGAACTAGTAGTCGTGAAGACCTACCACGATAAGACTATGCCTGTTGAAACCAGTGATAAGCCAGCTTCACTCAACGATGTACTAAAGTATAATGAAGAAGGGCTAGAGGCCCTAGCTGAGAGGTCTATATCTTTCCTCAAGAGGCTGGGAGATAGATACAAGCTACCAGTCTCAGTCTCTTACTCGGGAGGCAAGGATAGCCTAGTAGCATTAGACTTAGCCTATAAGGCCTATGGGAGCGTGGAAATGTTATTCAATGATACTGGGCTCGAGCTGCCTGAAACCATCAGGAATGTCCACGAGGTAGCCGAGAAGTATGGTGTGAAGCTGCATGTAGCTTCAGCAGGCGATATATTCTGGAAGGCTGTAGAAGTATTCGGGCCCCCTGGAAAAGACTACAGGTGGTGCTGTAAGGTAGCAAAGCTTGTACCCATAGCTAGGTTAACCAGGGTTCTCTGGCCTAATGGAGCACTCAACATTGTAGGACAGAGGGCTTTCGAATCCCTGGATAGAGCTAAGAACCCGAGGATCTGGAGGAATAAGTGGATACCGCACTTAGTGACAACATCCCCTATCCAGAACTGGGGTCAGCTTGAATGCTGGCTCTACATATTTAAGCATAAGCTACCGTACAACAGGCTCTATGAGAAAGGCTTTGATAGACTAGGATGCTACCTCTGCCCCTCGAGTGCTCTAGCAGAATTCAAGGATGTAGCTGAAGAGTACCCGGAGCTATGGGAGAAGTGGTCTAGGATCCTTGAGGAGTGGCGTGTGAAGCTGGCTCAGCCCGCCGAGTGGGTTAAACTAGGTTTATGGAGGTGGCTAACGCCTTAA
- a CDS encoding thermopsin family protease, translating to MILTVVFTTLVLLAPPAQSASTVSTCYGYAEVNVSSVPAYIVVYSWQDSSLTLYLEKEGGVVDEYIIPSSSVLAIPVGEAGVYYLRIPGVCGESLNISYTVKEKGLPMGVASYPASVIYTEMITGFFNITEIEVFNPNATRAEEMYGASLQLNAFIEVELEDGRIQYYWVQNVAVFVTSKRLTAFSVNIWNATSQPSRLDPTAINGRGRVQGSAWSYYAYITKPQVYSTPFAGNLTIRVYSNVSDVRVDFGYMLAQNGSLIQQPTAWFDSVAITPPLGVPVKRAGVVATMTYTSSAGYPLNVELVFGGYCCSLTASFTRLNAQLAIAYWDGVEYRVFPGKYNFGLNTAEACSNVQAVRGDGFVRVTTGVLNPEPIDAPPATLTRVVTATRTVTLRETATITVTLTQPVTTTVSATITETATRTVTETTTSTVTEVSFKTTTVGEVNYAFSAVVGVIAAVVLTIILYYTTRR from the coding sequence TTGATTCTTACAGTGGTCTTCACGACTCTAGTACTGCTGGCTCCACCTGCTCAAAGTGCTAGTACTGTAAGCACGTGCTACGGTTACGCTGAGGTTAATGTATCCTCGGTGCCAGCTTACATAGTTGTCTACAGCTGGCAGGATAGCTCGTTAACCCTGTATCTGGAGAAGGAGGGCGGGGTGGTCGACGAGTACATTATACCTAGTAGTAGTGTTCTAGCAATCCCTGTCGGGGAGGCTGGAGTCTACTATCTAAGGATACCCGGGGTCTGCGGGGAGTCTTTAAACATCTCCTATACTGTCAAGGAGAAAGGCTTACCTATGGGTGTCGCCAGCTACCCTGCCAGCGTAATATATACAGAGATGATTACAGGATTCTTCAACATCACGGAGATAGAAGTCTTCAATCCTAATGCCACGAGGGCTGAGGAGATGTATGGGGCGAGCCTCCAGCTCAATGCTTTCATTGAAGTCGAGCTTGAAGACGGGAGAATCCAGTACTACTGGGTTCAAAACGTAGCTGTCTTCGTAACCAGTAAGCGTTTAACAGCTTTCTCGGTTAACATATGGAATGCTACATCCCAGCCTAGCAGGCTAGACCCTACAGCTATCAATGGGAGGGGAAGGGTTCAGGGATCCGCGTGGAGCTACTACGCTTACATAACAAAGCCTCAAGTCTACTCGACACCCTTCGCCGGCAACCTGACTATAAGAGTCTACAGTAATGTTAGTGATGTGCGCGTTGACTTTGGCTACATGTTAGCCCAGAATGGAAGCTTAATCCAGCAGCCTACTGCATGGTTTGATAGTGTCGCTATAACTCCTCCTCTAGGTGTGCCAGTGAAACGTGCTGGAGTAGTAGCTACGATGACTTACACGTCGAGCGCTGGATACCCCTTGAACGTTGAATTAGTCTTTGGGGGATACTGCTGTAGTCTTACAGCTAGCTTCACAAGGCTTAACGCCCAGCTGGCTATAGCCTACTGGGATGGAGTCGAGTACAGGGTTTTCCCAGGCAAGTATAACTTCGGCTTGAATACTGCTGAAGCCTGTAGTAACGTTCAAGCTGTACGCGGCGACGGCTTCGTCAGGGTTACCACGGGTGTTTTAAACCCTGAGCCTATTGATGCACCCCCTGCAACTCTAACTCGAGTGGTGACTGCAACTAGGACTGTCACGCTGCGTGAGACAGCTACCATTACGGTGACATTAACCCAGCCTGTGACAACCACGGTTTCAGCTACTATTACTGAGACTGCTACTAGGACTGTGACTGAGACAACTACATCTACAGTGACAGAGGTATCCTTTAAGACTACTACTGTAGGAGAAGTAAACTATGCTTTCTCAGCCGTGGTGGGAGTTATAGCTGCAGTCGTGTTAACCATTATACTCTACTATACTACTAGAAGATAA